The Deltaproteobacteria bacterium genome contains a region encoding:
- the sucD gene encoding succinate--CoA ligase subunit alpha, protein MAILAGKHTRLIVQGMGKMGQFHAKLSLEYGTAVVGGIHPGKGGTKIDGIPIFDTVLEAKEATGANASVVFVPPPGAADAILEAVDADLDLVACITEGIPAIDMAKAKRAMKGKRTRLVGPNCPGVVVPNQCRIGIMPAKITRPGPVGVVSRSGTLTYEAVDQLSRLGIGQSTCLGIGGDPVIGTNFVDALALFEADPETKAVVMIGEIGGSAEETAAAFVKANMKKPVAAFIAGQNAPAGKRMGHAGAIIAGGKGRASDKMDALRAAGVAVSLSPATIGETLAKHARAVL, encoded by the coding sequence ATGGCGATTCTCGCCGGCAAGCACACGCGGCTCATCGTCCAGGGCATGGGCAAGATGGGTCAGTTCCACGCCAAGCTCTCGCTCGAGTACGGCACGGCAGTTGTTGGGGGAATTCATCCCGGCAAGGGCGGCACGAAGATCGACGGCATCCCGATCTTCGACACGGTGCTCGAGGCGAAGGAAGCGACGGGCGCGAACGCGAGCGTCGTGTTCGTGCCGCCGCCGGGCGCCGCCGACGCGATCCTCGAAGCCGTCGATGCAGACCTCGATCTCGTCGCGTGCATCACCGAAGGCATCCCCGCGATCGACATGGCGAAGGCGAAGCGCGCGATGAAGGGCAAGCGCACGCGCCTGGTCGGGCCGAACTGCCCCGGTGTGGTGGTCCCGAATCAGTGCCGCATCGGCATCATGCCCGCGAAGATCACGCGCCCCGGCCCGGTCGGCGTGGTTTCGCGCTCGGGCACGCTCACCTACGAGGCGGTCGACCAGCTCTCGCGGCTCGGCATCGGCCAGAGCACCTGCCTCGGCATCGGCGGCGATCCCGTGATCGGCACGAACTTCGTCGACGCGCTCGCACTGTTCGAGGCCGACCCCGAGACGAAGGCGGTGGTGATGATCGGGGAGATCGGCGGCTCCGCCGAAGAGACCGCCGCTGCATTCGTCAAGGCGAACATGAAGAAGCCCGTCGCGGCGTTCATCGCGGGCCAGAACGCGCCCGCCGGAAAGCGCATGGGCCACGCCGGCGCGATCATCGCGGGCGGCAAGGGCCGCGCCTCCGACAAGATGGACGCGCTGCGCGCCGCCGGCGTCGCGGTGTCGCTCTCGCCCGCGACGATCGGCGAGACGCTCGCGAAGCACGCGCGCGCGGTGTTGTAG